In Octopus bimaculoides isolate UCB-OBI-ISO-001 chromosome 26, ASM119413v2, whole genome shotgun sequence, the following are encoded in one genomic region:
- the LOC106882358 gene encoding cyclin-L1 isoform X2, with amino-acid sequence MSENKQLVSSRRTFSKVVITLENILLPEERLSPTPSMQDGLAYEVEIDLRIIGCEMIQTAGILLKLPQVVAMACMNLASKIEECPRRIRDTINVFHHIKQLRSGKTIHPMVLDQNYINLKNQVIKAERRVLKELGFCVHFKYPHKMIVMYLQVLECEKNQKLVQCAWNYMNDSFRTNVFVRYHPETIACACIYLAARQLQIPLPNSPHWFWLFDVTEEQIKAVSLTILRLYARKKANCDELEKIVAEHRRIQVEAKLKAKNQKSGNGTPNSTISRPASPKLTCSPVTSSAPTKAKSKDERVQSDHSSDDPAPHNHVNKRRRSLSRSDKSLSDSNSKSRSRSERSFSHSHSRSPANKNKRYRTPPRKYRSKDKYSPERYVQKEKHTHKRNKRRSYSRSRSRSFSQSPEHRRAGHKKYYRERDHYPYNHSPDNKQYKKHRNHRSPSYERYDKYKR; translated from the exons ATGTCGGAGAACAAACAGCTTGTGTCTTCTCGTCGTACTTTTAGCAAAGTAGTGATTACTTTAGAAAATATTCTACTACCAGAAGAAAGATTGTCGCCAACACCATCTATGCAAGATGGTCTAGCATACGAGGTAGAAATAGATTTACGTATTATCGGCTGTGAGATGATACAGACTGCTGGCATCTTGTTGAAGTTACCTCAG GTAGTAGCAATGGCTTGTATGAACCTGGCGTCGAAAATAGAGGAATGTCCTCGAAGGATTCGAGATACGATAAACGTTTTCCACCATATAAAGCAGTTACGAAGTGGAAA GACAATCCATCCCATGGTGCTTGACCagaattatatcaatttaaagaaTCAAGTTATCAAGGCTGAACGGAGGGTTCTCAAAGAGTTGGGCTTTTGTGTTCATTTCAAATATCCACACAAG ATGATTGTTATGTATCTACAAGTATTGGAATGCGAAAAAAACCAGAAGCTTGTGCAGTGTGCATG gaATTATATGAATGACAGTTTCAGAACAAATGTATTTGTACGTTATCATCCAGAAACAATTGCTTGTGCCTGTATTTATCTTGCTGCTCGACAACTTCAG attCCTTTACCAAATAGTCCCCATTGGTTCTGGTTGTTTGATGTTACGGAAGAACAGATCAAAGCTGTTAGTTTGACAATTTTGAGACTCTATGCTAGGAAGAAG GCAAACTGTGATGAATTAGAGAAAATAGTTGCTGAACACAGACGTATACAGGTTGAGGCAAAACTAAAGGCAAAAAATCAGAAATCTGGCAATGGTACCCCTAACTCGACAATTTCACGTCCTG CTTCCCCCAAGTTGACTTGCAGTCCAGTGACTTCTTCAGCTCCAACGAAGGCCAAGAGTAAAGATGAACGTGTTCAATCAGACCACAGTTCAGA TGATCCTGCACCACATAACCATGTCAACAAGAGGAGGCGAAGTCTTTCCAGAAGTGACAAAAGCCTATCAGACTCCAACTCCAAAAGTAGATCGAG atCTGAGAGGTCTTTCAGCCACAGTCACAGTCGATCTCCTGCcaacaagaataaaagatatcGGACTCCACCACGTAAATATCGTAGCAAGGATAAATACTCGCCTGAGCGCTACGTCCAGAAAGAAAAACACACCCACAAACGTAACAAACGTCGGTCATACTCGAGAAGCCGCAGTCGATCATTCAGTCAGTCTCCTGAACATCGACGTGCTGGCCACAAGAAATACTACCGTGAGAGGGACCATTATCCTTACAATCACAGCCCCGACAACAAACAGTATAAGAAACACAGAAACCACCGCAGCCCCTCTTACGAGAGGTATGACAAGTACAAACGGTAA
- the LOC106882358 gene encoding cyclin-L1 isoform X1, producing the protein MSENKQLVSSRRTFSKVVITLENILLPEERLSPTPSMQDGLAYEVEIDLRIIGCEMIQTAGILLKLPQVAMATGQVLFQRFYYSKSFVKHNMEVVAMACMNLASKIEECPRRIRDTINVFHHIKQLRSGKTIHPMVLDQNYINLKNQVIKAERRVLKELGFCVHFKYPHKMIVMYLQVLECEKNQKLVQCAWNYMNDSFRTNVFVRYHPETIACACIYLAARQLQIPLPNSPHWFWLFDVTEEQIKAVSLTILRLYARKKANCDELEKIVAEHRRIQVEAKLKAKNQKSGNGTPNSTISRPASPKLTCSPVTSSAPTKAKSKDERVQSDHSSDDPAPHNHVNKRRRSLSRSDKSLSDSNSKSRSRSERSFSHSHSRSPANKNKRYRTPPRKYRSKDKYSPERYVQKEKHTHKRNKRRSYSRSRSRSFSQSPEHRRAGHKKYYRERDHYPYNHSPDNKQYKKHRNHRSPSYERYDKYKR; encoded by the exons ATGTCGGAGAACAAACAGCTTGTGTCTTCTCGTCGTACTTTTAGCAAAGTAGTGATTACTTTAGAAAATATTCTACTACCAGAAGAAAGATTGTCGCCAACACCATCTATGCAAGATGGTCTAGCATACGAGGTAGAAATAGATTTACGTATTATCGGCTGTGAGATGATACAGACTGCTGGCATCTTGTTGAAGTTACCTCAG GTTGCAATGGCAACAGGACAAGTCCTATTCCAGAGGTTTTATTACTCCAAGTCATTTGTGAAACACAACATGGAG GTAGTAGCAATGGCTTGTATGAACCTGGCGTCGAAAATAGAGGAATGTCCTCGAAGGATTCGAGATACGATAAACGTTTTCCACCATATAAAGCAGTTACGAAGTGGAAA GACAATCCATCCCATGGTGCTTGACCagaattatatcaatttaaagaaTCAAGTTATCAAGGCTGAACGGAGGGTTCTCAAAGAGTTGGGCTTTTGTGTTCATTTCAAATATCCACACAAG ATGATTGTTATGTATCTACAAGTATTGGAATGCGAAAAAAACCAGAAGCTTGTGCAGTGTGCATG gaATTATATGAATGACAGTTTCAGAACAAATGTATTTGTACGTTATCATCCAGAAACAATTGCTTGTGCCTGTATTTATCTTGCTGCTCGACAACTTCAG attCCTTTACCAAATAGTCCCCATTGGTTCTGGTTGTTTGATGTTACGGAAGAACAGATCAAAGCTGTTAGTTTGACAATTTTGAGACTCTATGCTAGGAAGAAG GCAAACTGTGATGAATTAGAGAAAATAGTTGCTGAACACAGACGTATACAGGTTGAGGCAAAACTAAAGGCAAAAAATCAGAAATCTGGCAATGGTACCCCTAACTCGACAATTTCACGTCCTG CTTCCCCCAAGTTGACTTGCAGTCCAGTGACTTCTTCAGCTCCAACGAAGGCCAAGAGTAAAGATGAACGTGTTCAATCAGACCACAGTTCAGA TGATCCTGCACCACATAACCATGTCAACAAGAGGAGGCGAAGTCTTTCCAGAAGTGACAAAAGCCTATCAGACTCCAACTCCAAAAGTAGATCGAG atCTGAGAGGTCTTTCAGCCACAGTCACAGTCGATCTCCTGCcaacaagaataaaagatatcGGACTCCACCACGTAAATATCGTAGCAAGGATAAATACTCGCCTGAGCGCTACGTCCAGAAAGAAAAACACACCCACAAACGTAACAAACGTCGGTCATACTCGAGAAGCCGCAGTCGATCATTCAGTCAGTCTCCTGAACATCGACGTGCTGGCCACAAGAAATACTACCGTGAGAGGGACCATTATCCTTACAATCACAGCCCCGACAACAAACAGTATAAGAAACACAGAAACCACCGCAGCCCCTCTTACGAGAGGTATGACAAGTACAAACGGTAA